One stretch of Schizosaccharomyces pombe strain 972h- genome assembly, chromosome: III DNA includes these proteins:
- the rps2 gene encoding 40S ribosomal protein uS5 — translation MAESAPRGFGRGGRGGRGRGRGRRGAKRDEEKEWVPVTKLGRLVKAGKIKSIEEIYLYSLPIKEYQIVDYFLPRLNDEVMKVVPVQKQTRAGQRTRFKAFVVIGDSDGHVGLGIKCAKEVATAIRGAIIMGKLSIMPIRRGYWGTALGDPHTVPVKVSGKCGSVTVRLVPAPRGAGLVAAPVTKRFLQLAGIEDCYTQSRGSTKTLGNFVKAAFAAASLTYGILTPNLWAERPFGQTPIEEYADILMQTEKKY, via the coding sequence ATGGCAGAAAGCGCACCCAGAGGATTTGGAAGAGGTGGACGTGGTGGTCGTGGTCGCGGACGTGGCCGTCGTGGAGCCAAGCGTGATGAGGAGAAGGAATGGGTTCCCGTCACCAAGTTGGGCCGTCTGGTGAAGGCTGGTAAGATCAAGTCTATTGAAGAGATCTACTTGTACTCTCTCCCCATCAAGGAGTACCAAATTGTCGACTACTTCTTGCCTCGTTTGAACGACGAAGTTATGAAGGTCGTTCCCGTCCAAAAGCAAACTCGTGCCGGTCAACGTACCCGTTTCAAGGCTTTCGTTGTTATTGGTGACAGCGATGGTCACGTTGGTTTAGGTATCAAGTGCGCTAAGGAAGTTGCTACTGCTATTCGTGGTGCTATCATCATGGGCAAGCTTTCCATCATGCCTATTCGTCGTGGTTACTGGGGTACTGCTTTGGGTGATCCTCACACTGTCCCCGTCAAGGTTTCTGGCAAGTGCGGTTCCGTTACTGTTCGTCTCGTCCCTGCTCCCCGTGGTGCTGGTCTTGTTGCTGCTCCCGTTACCAAGCGTTTCCTTCAACTCGCTGGTATCGAAGATTGCTACACCCAATCTCGTGGTTCCACCAAGACTTTGGGTAACTTTGTTAAGGCTGCCTTTGCCGCTGCTTCTCTTACCTACGGTATCCTCACCCCTAACTTGTGGGCTGAGCGTCCTTTTGGTCAAACCCCTATTGAGGAGTATGCTGACATTTTGATGCAAACTGAGAAGAAGTACTAA
- the swc5 gene encoding Swr1 complex subunit Swc5, protein MTEKLIDFGLEQEEEDTEFVPGDSTDTESSFSDADSSEEEFVEEKEASQVQSTKSKIATSESEDVTLKNIAKKNKRERNDKLIPQQSNESEAIEKPVQSTTEVELKTNELAESNSSVAVEGDENSYAETPKKKHSLIRKRRKSPLDSSSAQKVLKKNKLNTLEQAQQNWSKYIKEQDIQDELRIANKDGYVERQEFLAKTRAAHEEKIREMKKLP, encoded by the coding sequence ATGACAGAgaaattaattgatttcGGCCTTGAACAAGAGGAGGAGGATACGGAATTTGTCCCAGGTGACAGTACGGATACGGAGTCGTCGTTTTCTGATGCTGATTCAAGTGAGGAGGAGTTCGtagaggaaaaagaagccTCGCAAGTTCAAAGTactaaatcaaaaattgcaaCCAGTGAATCTGAAGATGTTACTCTTAAAAatatagcaaaaaaaaataaaagagaaagaaatgatAAATTAATCCCTCAACAATCAAATGAATCCGAGGCAATTGAGAAACCGGTACAGTCTACAACCGAAGTGGAACTGAAGACTAATGAACTTGCAGAATCGAATTCCTCAGTTGCCGTAGAAGGGGATGAAAATTCCTATGCTGAAACACCTAAGAAGAAACACTCATTGATAAGGAAACGCCGTAAATCTCCACTTGATAGCTCGTCAGCCCAAAAggttttaaagaaaaacaagctAAACACTCTTGAACAAGCACAGCAAAATTGGTCAAAGTATATTAAGGAACAGGATATTCAAGATGAGCTTCGGATCGCCAATAAAGATGGTTATGTCGAGCGCCAGGAATTCTTAGCAAAAACCCGTGCTGCacatgaagaaaaaattcgaGAGATGAAAAAGTTGCCGTAA
- the rpl15 gene encoding 60S ribosomal protein eL15, producing the protein MGAYKYLEELAKKKQSDVNLFLSRVRAWEYRQMNVIHRASRPSRPDKARRLGYKAKQGYVIYRIRVRRGGRKRPVPKGQTYGKPVHQGVNHLKYQRSARCTAEERVGRYCSNLRVLNSYWVNQDATYKFFEVILVDPSHKAIRRDPRINWIVNPVHKHRESRGLTSIGKKSRGIGKGHRFNNSPQHATWLRHNTLSLRRYR; encoded by the coding sequence atggGTGCCTACAAGTACTTGGAAGAGCTTGCTAAGAAGAAGCAATCTGACGTTAACTTGTTCTTGTCTCGCGTTCGCGCTTGGGAGTACCGTCAGATGAATGTAATCCACCGTGCCAGCCGTCCTTCTCGTCCTGACAAGGCTCGTCGTTTGGGTTACAAGGCTAAGCAAGGTTATGTTATCTACCGCATCCGTGTCCGCCGTGGTGGTCGTAAGCGCCCTGTCCCCAAGGGTCAAACATATGGTAAACCCGTCCACCAGGGTGTTAACCATCTCAAGTACCAACGCTCTGCTCGCTGTACCGCTGAGGAGCGTGTTGGCCGCTACTGCTCTAACTTGCGTGTATTGAACTCTTACTGGGTTAACCAAGATGCTACTTACAAGTTCTTTGAGGTTATCCTTGTTGATCCCTCTCACAAGGCTATCCGTCGCGATCCTCGTATCAACTGGATTGTCAACCCCGTTCACAAGCACCGTGAGTCTCGTGGTCTTACTTCCATTGGTAAGAAGTCTCGTGGTATTGGCAAGGGTCATCGTTTCAACAACTCTCCCCAGCATGCCACCTGGCTCCGTCACAACACTTTGTCTCTTCGCAGATACCGTTAG
- the mhf2 gene encoding FANCM-MHF complex subunit Mhf2  produces the protein MEQESELLSLNTLARILTLYFSSEKGTKITPSALELITQYLRIYSKEAVCRAYEEKKNSIMSSSENEDIVLELEDLENGIAAQLALDFS, from the exons ATGGAGCAGGAAAGCGAACTGCTGTCCCTCAATACGTTGGCACGCATTCTGACCTTGTATTTCAGTTCAGAAAAGGGAACCAAAATTACTCCAAGTGCTTTAGAATTAATTACTCAATACTTAAGGATTTATTCAAAAGAGGCAGTTTG TCGAGCTtatgaagagaaaaagaactCTATCATGTCATCTtctgaaaatgaagatattGTTTTAGAATTAGaagatttggaaaatgGCATCGCAGCTCAACTAGCCCTTGACTTTAGTTAG
- the rpt3 gene encoding proteasome regulatory subunit Rpt3, translating to MNSTEEIDLYNRWKALERQLEMLDLQEGFIKEDCKSLKRELIRAQEEVKRIQSVPLVIGQFLEAIDQNTAIVGSTTGSNYVVRILSTLDRELLKPSASVALQRHSNALVDILPPEADSSISMLRPDERPDVSYADVGGLDVQKQEVREAVELPLTQGDLYRQIGIDPPRGVLLYGPPGTGKTMLVKAVANSTAANFIRVVGSEFVQKYLGEGPRMVRDVFRMARENAPAIIFIDEIDAIATKRFDAQTGADREVQRILIELLTQMDGFDQGANVKVIMATNRADTLDPALLRPGRLDRKIEFPSYRDRRQRRLVFQTITAKMLLSPEVDLDTFIMRPDASSGAQIAAIMQDAGLLAVRKSRGVILQSDIEEAYARAVKPTDMEQFAFYK from the coding sequence ATGAATAGTACAGAGGAAATTGATTTGTACAATCGCTGGAAAGCGCTAGAGCGCCAATTAGAAATGCTGGATTTACAAGAAGGATTCATCAAAGAAGACTGTAAATCACTCAAGCGAGAATTAATAAGAGCACAAGAAGAAGTGAAACGAATACAATCTGTGCCTCTAGTAATCGGACAATTCTTGGAGGCCATTGATCAAAATACTGCTATTGTAGGAAGTACAACTGGATCTAATTATGTCGTTCGTATTTTAAGTACACTTGATCGAGAGCTTTTAAAACCTTCAGCAAGTGTCGCTCTTCAACGACACTCAAACGCTTTAGTCGACATTTTACCACCAGAAGCAGATTCATCTATTTCTATGCTTCGTCCAGATGAAAGACCTGATGTTTCTTATGCTGATGTTGGTGGTTTAGATGTTCAAAAGCAAGAAGTTCGTGAAGCCGTTGAATTACCTCTAACACAAGGCGATCTTTATCGTCAGATTGGTATTGATCCTCCTAGAGGCGTTTTACTTTACGGTCCTCCAGGTACCGGTAAAACAATGCTTGTAAAAGCTGTGGCCAACTCAACAGCTGCCAACTTTATTCGTGTTGTTGGATCTGaatttgttcaaaaatacCTTGGTGAGGGTCCACGTATGGTTCGAGATGTATTTAGAATGGCACGTGAAAATGCTCCtgctattatttttattgatgaaattgatgctATTGCTACAAAGCGTTTTGATGCCCAAACCGGTGCTGATCGTGAAGTCCAACGTATTTTGATTGAACTTTTAACCCAGATGGATGGTTTTGATCAAGGTGCTAATGTTAAAGTAATCATGGCTACTAATCGTGCCGACACTCTAGATCCTGCTCTTCTTCGTCCTGGCCGTTTAGATcgaaaaattgaatttccTTCCTACCGCGATCGTCGCCAACGTCGACTTGTTTTCCAAACCATCACAGCTAAAATGTTGCTTTCTCCCGAGGTTGACTTGGATACATTTATTATGCGACCAGATGCATCTAGTGGTGCTCAAATTGCTGCCATCATGCAAGATGCAGGTCTTTTAGCTGTGCGAAAGAGTCGTGGCGTCATCCTTCAAAGCGACATTGAAGAGGCTTATGCTCGTGCCGTTAAGCCTACAGATATGGAACAGTTTGCTTtctataaataa
- the ret3 gene encoding coatomer zeta subunit protein — protein MNLTLYAVNAFLILDSSGKRIFTKYYAPPHLKEGEGGVFNSVKEEKTFEKGLFEKTWKTQNDILTYDGKLVVMLTVMDVIFYIVGGMEENEVMLYECLRSIRDALELLFKYVPDKRTLLENYDQLVIVVDETIDDGVILETEPALIAARVTKGPVSEAQAIVSDFKEMGFMNSFQKAREKITERILKGTF, from the coding sequence ATGAATTTGACTCTATACGCAGTAAATGCGTTTCTGATATTAGACAGTAGtggaaaaaggatttttaCAAAGTACTATGCACCGCCGCATTTGAAAGAAGGTGAGGGAGGCGTGTTTAACTCTgtgaaggaagaaaaaacattcGAAAAAGGTCTATTTGAGAAGACATGGAAGACGCAGAATGATATTTTAACATATGATGGAAAGCTCGTAGTGATGTTGACCGTAATGGatgttattttttacatagTCGGTGGaatggaagaaaatgagGTGATGCTTTATGAGTGTTTACGGTCGATTCGAGATGCTCTTGAATTACTGTTTAAATATGTTCCAGATAAACGCACTCTATTAGAGAACTATGATCAATTGGTTATTGTTGTCGATGAAACTATCGATGATGGTGTTATCCTGGAGACTGAACCAGCTTTAATCGCAGCCCGTGTTACTAAGGGACCGGTTTCTGAAGCCCAGGCCATTGTCTCCGACTTTAAGGAAATGGGCTTCATGAATAGTTTCCAAAAAGCTCGTGAAAAGATCACGGAgagaattttgaaaggaACATTTTAA
- a CDS encoding tyrosine--tRNA (Tyr) ligase → MSRLLACLKQLQARSLIHNTTLLQPSCNVNSVYLGADPTAASLHVGNLVALMPLVHFFLNGFPVFTVIGDATAQLGDPSGRSTSRKQMAETTRTANSNSIHNQLKDLSSSILSYAQDCNYPFSQMPSSSQWSIVRNSSWYENLKLLKFLSSVGPHVRVSQMLARDSVTTRLQSPSGLSFAELTYQLLQAYDYSYLYENHSVNLQIGGSDQWGNITAGTDLVRRTHPNANVYALTTPLLTSSSGQKLGKSAGNAIWLDPKLTDSYSLYQYFISAPDDLACKCLDMLTLLPLEQLEQIKAEHEKDPSQRIVHKYLASNVVRMVHGKKALELAQIQTKLLHGAHQAPFGFYSEAPQQGDSFPSLPEIRALFKDCKFYRTIDSSIKDQPFSRLLRTLQIYTSRKEATEHILSGAVSLGHKPILDSNYKFPDNSLFVLRAGKRTFVLDSL, encoded by the exons atgtCACGTTTACTAGCATGCCTAAAGCAATTGCAAGCTCGCTCTTTAATTCATAACACCACTTT ATTACAACCTTCGTGCAATGTAAACAGTGTATATTTGGGAGCCGATCCGACTGCTGCCTCACTCCACGTGGGAAACTTGGTAGCTCTTATGCCTTTggttcatttctttttaaatggaTTCCCTGTTTTTACAGTTATAGGCGATGCAACAGCGCAATTGGGAGATCCTTCAGGTCGAAGTACGAGCCGTAAGCAGATGGCAGAAACCACACGTACAGCAAATAGCAATTCCATTCATAACCAACTTAAAGACCTTTCAAGCAGTATACTATCCTACGCGCAGGACTGTAATTACCCTTTTTCACAGATGCCATCTTCCAGTCAGTGGTCAATTGTGCGTAATTCCAGCTGGTacgaaaatttaaagttgctcaaatttttaagctCTGTCGGTCCTCATGTTCGGGTATCTCAGATGCTAGCTCGTGACAGTGTTACTACTCGTCTTCAAAGTCCTTCTGGTCTATCGTTTGCTGAACTCACGTATCAGTTGCTTCAGGCTTATGATTACTCATATTTGTACGAAAATCATTCCGTAAACTTACAAATAGGTGGAAGCGATCAGTGGGGCAACATCACAGCGGGAACGGATCTTGTTCGACGAACTCACCCTAATGCCAATGTTTATGCCCTAACAACCCCACTTCTCACTTCATCTAGTGGACAAAAGCTTGGAAAATCTGCTGGAAATGCCATCTGGCTTGATCCGAAGCTAACGGATTCCTACTCACTTTATCAA TATTTCATATCCGCTCCTGATGATTTAGCTTGTAAATGCCTTGATATGCTCACTTTGCTTCCCTTGGAGCAATTGGAACAAATTAAGGCTGAACACGAGAAAGATCCTTCTCAAAGGATCGTTCACAAATATCTTGCTAGCAATGTGGTACGTATGGTCCACGgaaaaaaagctttagaACTTGCTCAGATTCAGACGAAATTGCTTCATGGAGCCCATCAGGCACCTTTCGGGTTCTATTCAGAGGCTCCACAACAAGGAGattcttttccttctttacCCGAAATACGCGCTCTCTTTAAAGATTGCAAATTTTATCGCACAATTGATTCTTCAATTAAAGATCAGCCTTTTTCTCGTCTCCTTCGCACATTACAAATATACACCTCGCGAAAAGAAGCTACTGAGCATATTCTCTCAGGAGCAGTCTCTTTAGGCCATAAGCCTATCCTTGACTCCAATTACAAATTTCCCgataattcattatttgtGCTGAGAGCTGGTAAACGTACTTTTGTACTTGACTCTCTTTGA
- the rps20 gene encoding 40S ribosomal protein uS10, whose protein sequence is MSQVAKDQKEQQIPSTVHRIRITLTSRNVRNLEKVCSDLVNRAKDKQLRVKGPVRLPTKILKITTRKTPNGEGSKTWETYEMRIHKRLIDLHSPSEIVKQITSIHIEPGVEVEVTIAQ, encoded by the coding sequence ATGAGTCAAGTCGCCAAAGATCAAAAGGAACAACAAATTCCCTCTACTGTTCACCGCATTCGCATTACCCTTACTTCTCGTAACGTTCGTAACTTGGAGAAGGTTTGCTCTGACTTGGTCAACCGTGCCAAGGACAAGCAATTGCGTGTTAAGGGTCCTGTTCGTCTTCCCACCAAGATCTTGAAAATCACTACCCGTAAGACTCCTAACGGTGAAGGTTCCAAGACCTGGGAAACCTATGAGATGCGTATCCACAAGCGTCTCATCGACCTCCACTCTCCTTCCGAGATTGTCAAGCAAATTACTTCCATCCACATCGAGCCTGGTGTTGAGGTTGAGGTTACCATTGCCCAGTAA